Proteins co-encoded in one Pseudocalidococcus azoricus BACA0444 genomic window:
- a CDS encoding ExbD/TolR family protein: MFRLEDEQDGDEINIVPMIDVVFSVLAFFIIASLFLSRTDGIDIKLPQATTTQTQPNNPITVTIDRNRNIFINGDGVEIAQVQARIVGLKTATANQLVIVRADTAVEHGTVIAVMDELRQIKNVQLAISTRKSGNN, encoded by the coding sequence ATGTTTAGGTTGGAGGATGAGCAGGATGGGGATGAAATTAATATTGTCCCGATGATTGATGTTGTGTTTTCGGTGCTTGCTTTTTTCATTATTGCGTCCTTATTCTTAAGTCGGACTGATGGGATTGATATTAAGCTTCCCCAGGCCACTACAACCCAAACTCAGCCCAACAATCCAATTACTGTCACCATTGATCGCAATCGCAACATTTTTATAAATGGGGATGGGGTAGAAATTGCCCAAGTGCAAGCTCGGATTGTTGGCTTAAAAACGGCTACTGCTAATCAACTGGTGATTGTCCGGGCAGATACTGCGGTTGAACATGGCACCGTGATTGCAGTCATGGATGAGTTGCGGCAAATCAAAAATGTCCAGTTAGCGATTTCTACGCGCAAATCTGGCAATAACTAG
- a CDS encoding MotA/TolQ/ExbB proton channel family protein — protein sequence MATEPTNFFAAGGIVAYPLLVFSILTVALSVERIIFWFRVYSIQPKVIRRVLIDYQENPGQVMKTLTSHRDLPVCRIFTRALGFSYNHEHLSPTQMHTILESAAQAELPILRRFSTVFTTVIAVSPLLGLLGTVLGLMRAFSSLSLGNFDGTQVAGVTGGVSEALVSTVMGLVVAIVALLFANLFRSFYRRQLAFIQESLGQLEVLYSERLTPGELHHV from the coding sequence ATGGCCACAGAACCAACTAACTTTTTTGCGGCTGGGGGAATTGTTGCCTACCCCTTACTCGTGTTTTCGATCTTGACCGTAGCTTTGTCTGTGGAGCGAATTATTTTCTGGTTCAGAGTTTATTCAATTCAGCCCAAGGTGATCCGGCGTGTCTTAATTGACTACCAAGAAAACCCAGGCCAGGTGATGAAAACCCTGACAAGCCATCGTGATTTACCCGTCTGTCGAATTTTTACTCGGGCCCTCGGCTTCAGCTATAACCATGAACACCTGAGTCCTACTCAAATGCACACGATTTTGGAGTCTGCGGCCCAGGCCGAGCTACCCATTTTGCGTCGCTTTAGCACGGTCTTTACCACTGTGATCGCGGTCTCACCGTTGTTGGGACTCCTGGGAACAGTTTTGGGACTAATGCGGGCCTTTAGCTCTTTATCTTTAGGGAATTTTGATGGGACGCAAGTAGCCGGAGTCACAGGTGGGGTGAGTGAGGCCTTGGTGTCAACCGTCATGGGCCTGGTGGTGGCTATTGTTGCCTTGCTGTTTGCTAACCTATTTCGGAGTTTCTATCGCCGCCAACTGGCCTTTATTCAAGAATCTTTGGGACAGTTGGAAGTTCTCTACAGTGAACGCCTGACTCCAGGAGAACTACACCATGTTTAG